In Chiloscyllium plagiosum isolate BGI_BamShark_2017 unplaced genomic scaffold, ASM401019v2 scaf_10860, whole genome shotgun sequence, one DNA window encodes the following:
- the LOC122546980 gene encoding T-cell surface glycoprotein CD5-like → MGPVRDIEPPRTTLREDRRGLSGGVTACIVLVVILLLLLVLSYVWKLYKRNGKQVFHRKQTQRQWIGPTGAASHAVSFHRNNNANFRPVSSQSANSNVYTDGPPKDTLSAYPALERRANAPLNLRDNSSDSDYDFFDTHGQRL, encoded by the exons ATGGGACCTGTGCGTGACATAG AACCCCCCCGCACGACGTTACGGGAGGACAGAAGAGGATTGTCGGGAGGAGTGACAGCTTGCATCGTCCTGGTCGTCatcttactcctgctcctggtcctCAGCTACGTCTGGAAACTTTATAAACGTAACGGCAAGCAAG TGTTCCACCGAAAGCAGACGCAGCGTCAGTGGATTGGACCCACGGGTGCAGCGAGCCATGCAG TCTCCTTCCACCGAAACAATAACGCCAACTTCAGACCAGTGTCCTCCCAGAGTGCGAACAGCAACGTGTACACAGACGGCCCGCCGAAAGACACGTTGTCTGCCTATCCAG CTTTAGAACGAAGGGCTAATGCCCCGCTCAATCTCCGAGACAATTCTTCGGACAGTGACTACGATTTCTTCGACACCCACGGCCAACGACTGTAG